Proteins from a single region of Festucalex cinctus isolate MCC-2025b chromosome 19, RoL_Fcin_1.0, whole genome shotgun sequence:
- the LOC144006928 gene encoding uncharacterized protein LOC144006928, producing the protein MGRILIGGIAALACFMLVESLTCNQCSFGLLGLCVSPSTVECPTNTSQCFTGKATFASISSSFGFNTQGCIAEAKCNATANATLLGVTYEATVNCCSTDRCNPVQSGAPSTRMTLASAIAAAVLTSAWGSLL; encoded by the exons ATGGGCAGGATCCTTATCGGAGGCATTGCGGCGCTTGCTTGCTTCATGCTTG tGGAGTCCCTCACATGCAACCAGTGCTCCTTTGGTTTGCTCGGGCTCTGTGTGTCCCCCTCCACTGTCGAGTGCCCGACCAACACCTCCCAGTGCTTCACGGGAAAAGCAA CTTTCGCTTCCATCTCCTCCTCGTTTGGTTTCAACACGCAGGGTTGCATCGCAGAGGCCAAGTGCAACGCGACCGCCAACGCCACCCTGCTGGGCGTGACGTACGAGGCCACGGTCAACTGCTGCTCCACGGACCGGTGCAACCCGGTCCAGAGCGGAGCGCCGTCCACCAGGATGACCCTCGCCAGCGCCATCGCGGCCGCCGTCCTGACCTCCGCGTGGGGAAGTCTGCTGTGA
- the LOC144006929 gene encoding sperm acrosome membrane-associated protein 4-like has product MNRIVLQLFAVGVCFALGHALQCYECKIGFWNLCITKTVTCAEGERCFSGNGTAAGFMDIRMKGCLAKAECNVTKDVNFPSSSNTTIYKMTKTCCNSNLCNSAPGISGGPLVLATVIALLLTNMLS; this is encoded by the exons ATGAACCGAATTGTTCTCCAGCTTTTCGCTGTGGGAGTCTGCTTTGCTCTCG GCCATGCTCTGCAGTGCTACGAGTGTAAAATCGGCTTTTGGAACCTGTGCATCACCAAGACGGTGACGTGTGCAGAAGGCGAGCGTTGCTTTAGCGGCAACGGCACGGCGG CCGGCTTCATGGACATCCGAATGAAGGGCTGCCTAGCGAAGGCCGAGTGCAACGTCACCAAGGACGTGAATTTCCCGTCCAGCAGCAACACGACCATCTACAAGATGACCAAGACGTGTTGCAACAGCAACTTGTGCAACTCGGCGCCGGGGATCTCGGGCGGGCCGCTGGTCCTCGCCACCGTCATCGCTCTGCTTCTGACCAACATGCTGTCGTAA
- the LOC144006931 gene encoding uncharacterized protein LOC144006931 isoform X1: MLQGERVVVLSCVEDDGVPADSQSSTTSQQLLLFLLILHPQGSKEGDELPENAVVWKQVTENSSWSTFFFLASHLTTCSEEQTFFFFFRSMFFFLADLLTTRSSNM; this comes from the exons ATGCTCCAAGGTGAAAGAGTCGTTGTCCTCAGCTG TGTGGAGGACGACGGGGTACCTGCTGACAGCCAAAGTTCAACAACAAGCCAACAACTTTTGCTTTTCTTGTTGATTTTGCATCCACAAG gCAGCAAGGAAGGTGATGAGCTTCCTGAAAATGCAGTGGTGTGGAAACAAGTTACAGAAAACTCGTCTTG GTCCACGTTCTTCTTCCTGGCCAGCCACTTGACCACATGCAGTGAggagcagacttttttttttttttttaggtccatGTTCTTCTTCCTGGCTGACCTGTTGACCACAAGATCATCCAACATGTaa
- the LOC144006931 gene encoding uncharacterized protein LOC144006931 isoform X3, which translates to MAPPVQMVQSIRHDQLVSNMSANCTFQSEFLQSRRLLADEAAGCSKVKESLSSAVWRTTGYLLTAKVQQQANNFCFSC; encoded by the exons ATGGTGCAGTCCATCAGACATGATCAACTTGTGTCCAACATGAGTGCCAAC TGCACCTTCCAGTCGGAGTTTCTGCAATCAAGACGACTCCTTGCAG ATGAAGCTGCTGGATGCTCCAAGGTGAAAGAGTCGTTGTCCTCAGCTG TGTGGAGGACGACGGGGTACCTGCTGACAGCCAAAGTTCAACAACAAGCCAACAACTTTTGCTTTTCTTGTTGA